From Cannabis sativa cultivar Pink pepper isolate KNU-18-1 chromosome 8, ASM2916894v1, whole genome shotgun sequence, a single genomic window includes:
- the LOC115699301 gene encoding endoglucanase 10 produces the protein MGEKSGSKGWCGWLLAFLILALVVGGIVFTIMKKKSGNSDGIAPVPGPPGAISKDYADALKIAMQFFDIQKSGELVDNKISWRGDSGLKDGNEAKVDLSKGMYDAGDHMKFGFPMAFTATVLSWTILEYGDQMDAVDQLEPAQDSLKWITDYLINAHISDNVLIVQVGNPEADHKCWERPEDMVEKRPLTQVNSTSPGSDVAGETAAALASASLVFKKSNPTYSSNLLKHAKQLFAFADKYRGSYSVSIPEVQTYYNSTGYGDELLWAASWLFHATGDHSYLDYVTGDNGQEFANFGSPTWFSWDNKLAGVQVLLSRISFFGAKGASNTGGLLKYRQTAEAVICGLLPHSPTATESRTKSGLIWVSEWNALQHPVASAFLAALYSDYMLTSRTAKISCNGRSFSPAAIRKFVRSQADYVLGDNPMKMSFLVGYGDKFSQFVHHRGASIPADAKTGCTDGFQWLESTRPNPNVAVGALVGGPFLNETFIDSRNNSMQTEPSTYNSAVIVGLLSSLVTTSSAVQSFT, from the exons ATGGGAGAAAAATCTGGTTCGAAGGGATGGTGCGGTTGGTTACTCGCTTTTCTGATTCTTGCTCTGGTTGTGGGTGGCATTGTATTCACAATCATGAAGAAGAAATCTGGCAACTCTGATGGTATTGCACCAGTTCCTGGACCCCCTGGTGCCATTTCTAAGGACTATGCCGACGCCCTCAAAATCGCTATGCAATTCTTTGACATACAAAAAT CTGGCGAGTTGGTAGACAATAAGATATCATGGAGGGGTGATTCAGGTTTAAAAGATGGAAATGAAGCGAAAGTGGATCTATCAAAAGGGATGTATGATGCCGGAGATCACATGAAGTTTGGTTTTCCAATGGCGTTTACTGCCACTGTCTTGTCTTGGACGATTCTTGAGTATGGTGATCAAATGGATGCAGTGGATCAGTTGGAGCCAGCTCAAGACTCGCTCAAGTGGATCACTGACTACCTTATTAATGCTCACATTTCAGATAATGTCCTCATTGTCCAG GTGGGTAATCCTGAAGCAGATCATAAGTGTTGGGAAAGGCCTGAAGACATGGTCGAGAAGAGGCCTCTCACACAGGTTAATTCAACCAGTCCAGGCTCAGATGTTGCAGGTGAAACTGCAGCAGCTTTGGCTTCAGCATCTCTAGTTTTCAAGAAAAGCAACCCAACATACTCGAGCAATCTTCTTAAGCATGCCAAGCAACTGTTTGCTTTTGCTGATAAATACAGAGGTTCTTACAGTGTAAGCATCCCAGAGGTCCAGACATATTACAATTCAACAGGATATGGAGATGAGCTCTTGTGGGCAGCAAGCTGGCTCTTTCATGCAACTGGGGACCATTCATACCTTGATTATGTGACTGGGGACAATGGGCAAGAATTTGCTAATTTTGGTAGTCCGACCTGGTTTAGTTGGGATAACAAGCTAGCAGGAGTCCAG GTTTTGTTATCTAGGATAAGCTTCTTTGGTGCCAAAGGTGCCTCAAACACTGGTGGCCTTCTGAAGTATAGGCAGACTGCTGAGGCTGTTATATGCGGGCTCTTACCGCACTCTCCAACTGCCACTGAAAGCAGAACAAAGA GTGGTCTTATATGGGTCAGTGAATGGAATGCTCTACAGCATCCCGTTGCTTCAGCATTCTTGGCTGCTCTTTATAGCGATTACATGCTTACTTCTAGAACAGCAAAAATATCCTGTAATGGACGTTCTTTCTCACCAGCAGCTATTCGCAAATTTGTTAGATCACAG GCTGATTATGTCCTGGGCGACAATCCTATGAAAATGAGCTTTCTTGTTGGCTACGGAGACAAGTTCTCTCAATTTGTACACCACAGAGGGGCTTCTATTCCTGCTGATGCAAAGACCGGATGCACTGATGGTTTCCAGTGGCTTGAATCAACTAGGCCCAACCCTAATGTAGCTGTTGGAGCACTTGTTGGTGGACCATTTCTCAATGAAACATTTATTGATTCCAGAAACAACTCCATGCAGACTGAGCCAAGCACATACAACAGTGCTGTAATTGTTGGTCTTCTATCAAGCTTGGTCACAACCTCCTCAGCAGTTCAATCCTTTACCTAA